The following coding sequences are from one Nonlabens arenilitoris window:
- a CDS encoding response regulator transcription factor, which produces MNKEKTHILLAEDEPALGMIIKESLETRDFKVTHCLNGIQAYVAFESCKPQIAVLDVMMPELDGFSLAKKIRLINEEMPIIFLTAKSQTEDVLEGFHVGGNDYLKKPFSMEELIVRINNLLSRQQTQQTAAVYQIGDYSFNFPQQRLAYLTQEPIKLTHREAHLLYHLLEKKNTVLDRTFILKKLWGNDDFFSGRSMDVFISKLRKKLAQDSQIEIVNVRGYGYKLIVP; this is translated from the coding sequence ATGAATAAAGAAAAGACACATATATTACTAGCCGAGGACGAGCCAGCACTAGGTATGATCATTAAGGAAAGTCTGGAAACCAGAGATTTTAAAGTAACCCATTGTCTCAATGGTATACAGGCATATGTAGCTTTTGAAAGCTGTAAACCGCAAATTGCAGTACTAGATGTGATGATGCCAGAGTTAGATGGTTTCTCATTAGCAAAAAAAATAAGATTGATTAATGAAGAAATGCCTATTATTTTTTTAACAGCAAAATCGCAGACAGAAGATGTCCTAGAAGGTTTTCATGTAGGAGGTAATGACTATCTTAAAAAACCGTTCTCAATGGAAGAACTTATCGTGCGTATTAATAATTTACTCTCTAGACAACAGACCCAACAAACCGCTGCCGTTTATCAAATAGGTGACTACAGCTTTAACTTCCCACAACAACGATTAGCTTACCTAACTCAAGAACCTATTAAATTAACACATCGAGAAGCACATTTATTATATCACCTTTTAGAAAAGAAGAATACCGTTTTAGATCGCACTTTTATTCTTAAAAAGCTATGGGGCAACGATGACTTTTTCTCTGGCCGTAGTATGGATGTGTTTATTTCAAAACTGCGTAAAAAACTAGCGCAAGACTCACAAATAGAGATCGTAAATGTGCGTGGTTATGGTTATAAACTTATCGTTCCATAG
- a CDS encoding sensor histidine kinase yields MNERSYRYLLYLISAVIAITLAIQVYWNYKNYKESERQLKIDLQTTLDQSVEDYFTLRAKNNTISFINNGENEFGITDVFEQLDFEDLDENDELRFPDSVNIKGITILKGVRADTLPRFKVKANNDLPDIHITDKKGSDSTSVKISNIKFTDDNTETEIEELTNRIVFSIKSNKLRVEKVDSLFKNQLKSKNITINHQLVYTTPDSTYQTSTNSFPGNALTSLSELIDDENKLELIYNGLNTNVLKRNLTGILLSTLLITSIILCLFYLLNIIKRQKNLNVMKNDLISNITHEFKTPIATTSAALEGVQNFTNTGDIEKTDRYLNMGREQLDKLNNMVEKLLETASLDGKELALQKGELIIADMINALILKFKPQTTKSIVFIDHTNDSSFVGDGFHLENAFNNLIDNAIKYGGKDIQVELYKSVLEYELIITDSGNGLSAKDAKQIFNQFYRVPKGNVHDVKGFGIGLYYTKSIIEKHGGSITVTTRPSTQFKIVLPHE; encoded by the coding sequence ATGAATGAGAGATCTTATAGATATTTACTTTACTTAATTAGTGCTGTAATTGCGATAACACTAGCGATACAGGTGTACTGGAATTATAAAAATTATAAAGAAAGTGAACGCCAGTTAAAAATAGATTTACAAACCACACTAGACCAAAGCGTCGAGGATTATTTTACTCTACGTGCAAAAAATAACACCATAAGCTTTATAAATAATGGTGAAAATGAATTTGGAATCACAGATGTATTTGAACAACTAGATTTTGAAGATCTAGATGAAAATGATGAGTTAAGATTTCCAGATAGTGTTAATATTAAAGGAATTACAATATTAAAAGGCGTACGGGCAGATACCTTACCTAGATTTAAAGTAAAAGCAAATAATGATTTACCAGATATCCATATTACAGATAAAAAAGGAAGTGATTCTACATCTGTAAAAATATCAAATATCAAATTTACAGATGATAATACTGAAACAGAGATAGAAGAACTTACTAATCGTATCGTGTTTTCTATAAAGTCTAATAAATTAAGAGTTGAAAAAGTAGATAGCCTTTTTAAAAATCAACTAAAGTCAAAAAACATTACTATCAACCATCAACTGGTTTATACAACACCTGATTCTACTTACCAGACCAGTACTAATTCTTTCCCTGGTAATGCTCTTACTAGCCTATCAGAGCTTATTGATGACGAGAACAAGCTCGAATTAATCTATAACGGTTTAAATACTAACGTTTTAAAACGCAATCTTACGGGCATACTATTATCTACATTATTAATCACCAGTATTATTTTGTGTCTATTCTATTTATTAAATATTATAAAGAGACAAAAAAATCTAAATGTGATGAAAAATGACCTCATCTCAAATATCACCCATGAATTTAAAACGCCTATTGCAACAACCAGTGCTGCTCTAGAAGGCGTGCAAAACTTCACAAATACAGGTGACATAGAGAAAACTGATCGCTATCTTAATATGGGTCGCGAGCAACTGGACAAGCTTAATAATATGGTAGAAAAACTACTAGAAACAGCAAGTCTAGATGGTAAAGAACTAGCCTTACAAAAAGGTGAGTTGATTATCGCTGATATGATAAATGCTCTAATTTTAAAATTTAAACCACAGACCACAAAATCTATTGTTTTTATAGACCACACTAATGATTCAAGTTTTGTAGGTGATGGGTTTCACCTTGAAAACGCTTTCAATAACCTGATTGATAATGCTATCAAGTATGGTGGAAAAGATATACAGGTTGAACTTTATAAATCTGTACTGGAATATGAACTGATAATTACGGATTCTGGAAACGGATTATCAGCCAAAGACGCTAAACAAATTTTCAATCAATTCTATAGAGTACCTAAAGGCAATGTACATGATGTGAAGGGTTTTGGGATAGGATTATATTATACAAAATCTATTATAGAAAAACATGGTGGCTCTATAACTGTAACTACTAGACCTAGTACTCAATTTAAAATAGTCTTACCTCATGAATAA
- a CDS encoding App1 family protein, with protein MALFKRDPWILDIYRTYSGKNHLYIRGRALEDQPLKHYEQQTFYQTLRNTWRTFKTDEIRNASVGLTLPNGTQFETKADHEGYFLFDITVDIDLEELSDEEGYLSLSVKFDEDNAAFAKARKQKRLTKNSFNGETLIPPYSSVYGVISDIDDTIMHTGVTSFLKLRVAFNTFFKNYDRRLPLKGAASLYQLLHRGPSGNDQNPMFYLSNSPWNLYKYLEKFLDFHGFPKGPILLRDFPTPWDRTPKLKRPHKVHELLNILKHYPDMNFILIGDSGEHDVDYYKDVAQQYPDRIMAIYLRSVNHDKKMARVKSIADTFTICPMLLVQESKEAVIHAREMGWII; from the coding sequence ATGGCACTGTTTAAAAGAGATCCTTGGATTTTAGATATATACCGTACGTATAGTGGTAAAAACCACTTATACATACGTGGTCGTGCGCTAGAAGATCAACCTCTCAAGCATTATGAGCAGCAAACCTTTTACCAGACCTTACGCAACACCTGGCGTACTTTTAAGACGGATGAGATACGTAATGCATCAGTAGGATTAACGCTGCCCAATGGAACACAGTTTGAAACTAAGGCTGATCATGAAGGTTATTTTTTATTTGATATTACAGTAGATATCGACCTTGAAGAATTGTCTGATGAAGAAGGATATTTAAGTCTTTCTGTAAAGTTTGATGAGGATAATGCCGCTTTTGCTAAAGCGAGAAAACAAAAACGTCTGACCAAGAATAGTTTCAATGGTGAAACACTAATTCCGCCATATAGTTCTGTTTATGGTGTGATTAGTGATATAGACGATACCATTATGCATACTGGAGTGACCAGCTTTCTAAAACTACGTGTCGCTTTTAATACTTTTTTTAAAAACTATGATCGTAGGTTACCTTTAAAAGGTGCTGCAAGTTTATATCAATTATTACATCGAGGACCATCTGGTAATGATCAAAACCCGATGTTTTATTTAAGCAATAGTCCATGGAATTTATATAAGTACCTCGAGAAGTTCTTAGATTTTCATGGTTTTCCTAAAGGTCCTATTCTTCTCAGAGATTTTCCCACACCATGGGATAGAACACCTAAATTAAAACGTCCTCATAAAGTACATGAGTTGCTCAATATTTTAAAGCACTATCCAGACATGAATTTCATTCTTATAGGCGATAGTGGCGAGCATGATGTCGATTATTATAAAGACGTTGCACAGCAATATCCTGACCGCATTATGGCTATCTATTTAAGATCTGTGAATCATGATAAGAAAATGGCACGAGTAAAATCCATTGCAGATACTTTTACCATATGTCCTATGCTACTGGTTCAAGAATCTAAAGAGGCTGTAATTCACGCCCGTGAAATGGGATGGATTATATAA
- a CDS encoding TonB-dependent receptor, with translation MKKNILLLCVALLCISTAVAQNYKITGTVVDSLGVPLQMANVIAYQQDKNLGAFGITNQEGKYKLEGLKQDSTYTIKVSFLGLKQIEEKVEKLQGDLVKNFVMMAGADELDAINLTYQMPVSIKGDTIVYDADSFTNGTEDKLGDVLKKLPGVEVNDDGDITVEGQVVEKVQVEGKDFFEGDSRLATKNIPADAVSKVQVLKNYNNQSQLKGLGNDQDRYVINIKLKEGKKKFWFGEATVGAGYGGQAERYLIQPKAFYYSEDFSVNILTDFNNLGTPAFTGRDYFRFIGFNRRDTRQNNASINVNAASTFNAFATNRALSIDSKFLAGNASWKVSDKLDMSAFAILSSTDTRTKVLNSNTFIDSGLVEETDDRALERNQVGLFKLGANYNPNSDLSINYDGRINISDQSQVTDFTSSRSGVVEDIDQVNSQKPISYNQSLNAYYTAGEKHIFALESQFLNQEEDPFYNAVRNIRDQQDPEPFNGALGLESADPYNINQERFVNTNKIDAKLDYFYVLNKTSNINFTLGSTVSQQNFSSDIFQITDTEERNELQDPSLRNDNVQYNFTDLFAAVHYKFITGKFTFTPGVTAHSFRTLDFQNDIENVIESQRIVPDLEVRYDIKSSQSLRLSYDQTVTFTDIDNYAEGIIFTNYNSLRSGNNQLEGSLNDRISLRYNNFNMFNYTTIFGNITYTKQRDAIQSQTQLDGINQISAPINFGLPNESLNGSLSYGKEIRKIQFGVSASGSWSSRNNIINNVEQESININQTYGATARSNFQKGVNFDLGYRLNFNDSDNGGFENNSTTNVYSAGIDWQLGKRWLLRGSYDLNDFSSDNGQENTFEFLDASIRYQKPSSRWQYSLIATNLLNAEVNVNNNFGQIATSTTQTFVLPRYVYFQMRFDL, from the coding sequence ATGAAAAAAAATATACTCTTATTATGTGTCGCATTACTTTGTATAAGTACTGCAGTGGCACAAAATTATAAAATCACAGGTACTGTTGTTGATAGTCTAGGAGTACCATTACAAATGGCAAACGTGATCGCTTATCAACAAGATAAAAACCTTGGCGCTTTCGGTATAACAAATCAAGAAGGTAAATATAAATTAGAAGGTCTTAAACAAGATAGTACCTATACAATTAAAGTATCTTTTCTAGGTCTAAAACAAATCGAGGAAAAGGTAGAAAAATTACAAGGAGATCTTGTGAAAAACTTTGTGATGATGGCTGGCGCAGATGAGTTGGATGCTATTAATCTTACTTATCAAATGCCAGTTTCTATTAAAGGAGATACTATCGTGTATGACGCAGACAGTTTTACAAATGGTACTGAAGATAAGCTAGGTGATGTTCTTAAAAAACTGCCAGGTGTTGAGGTGAATGATGATGGTGATATTACCGTAGAAGGTCAGGTCGTTGAAAAAGTTCAAGTAGAAGGGAAAGATTTCTTTGAAGGAGATTCTAGACTAGCTACAAAGAATATTCCAGCAGACGCGGTAAGTAAAGTACAAGTACTAAAAAATTATAACAATCAATCACAGTTAAAGGGATTAGGTAATGATCAAGATCGTTATGTGATTAATATTAAACTGAAAGAAGGAAAAAAGAAATTCTGGTTTGGAGAAGCTACGGTAGGAGCAGGATATGGAGGACAGGCAGAGCGTTATCTAATTCAGCCAAAAGCATTTTATTATAGTGAAGATTTCTCTGTTAATATTTTGACAGACTTTAATAATTTAGGTACTCCTGCATTTACAGGTAGAGATTATTTTAGATTTATAGGTTTTAATCGTCGCGATACTAGACAAAACAATGCATCGATAAATGTAAATGCTGCTAGTACTTTTAATGCCTTCGCAACCAATAGAGCTCTTTCCATAGATAGTAAGTTTCTTGCCGGTAATGCATCATGGAAAGTAAGTGATAAGTTAGATATGAGCGCATTTGCTATTTTATCTAGTACAGATACACGAACAAAAGTTTTAAATAGTAATACCTTTATTGATAGTGGATTAGTAGAAGAAACTGATGATAGAGCTTTAGAACGCAATCAGGTAGGTTTATTTAAATTAGGTGCAAACTATAATCCTAACTCTGATTTATCTATTAATTATGATGGTCGTATCAATATTTCAGATCAAAGTCAAGTCACAGATTTTACATCTAGTCGATCTGGTGTAGTAGAAGATATTGATCAGGTAAATAGTCAGAAACCTATTTCATATAACCAGTCCTTAAATGCATACTACACAGCTGGAGAAAAGCACATTTTTGCTTTAGAATCTCAATTTCTAAATCAAGAAGAAGATCCCTTCTATAATGCTGTTCGTAATATTAGAGATCAGCAAGATCCAGAACCATTTAACGGAGCATTAGGACTAGAGTCTGCAGATCCTTATAATATCAATCAAGAGCGTTTTGTGAACACAAACAAAATCGATGCAAAATTAGATTACTTCTATGTTTTAAATAAAACTAGTAATATCAATTTTACTTTAGGATCTACAGTTTCTCAACAAAACTTCAGTTCTGATATTTTTCAAATTACAGATACTGAAGAAAGAAACGAGTTGCAAGACCCTTCATTACGTAATGATAATGTGCAATACAATTTTACTGATTTATTTGCAGCCGTACATTATAAATTTATTACTGGAAAATTCACATTTACACCAGGTGTAACAGCACATAGCTTCAGAACACTAGATTTCCAAAATGATATAGAGAATGTTATTGAATCACAACGTATAGTTCCGGATCTTGAAGTTCGTTATGACATTAAGAGTTCTCAATCTTTGAGATTATCTTATGATCAAACAGTAACATTTACAGATATTGATAACTATGCAGAAGGTATCATATTTACAAACTATAACAGTTTGCGTAGTGGTAATAATCAATTAGAAGGATCATTAAATGATCGCATATCGTTAAGATATAACAACTTCAACATGTTTAATTATACAACCATATTTGGAAATATTACTTACACCAAGCAACGTGACGCTATACAGTCGCAAACACAGTTGGATGGTATTAACCAGATTAGTGCTCCTATAAACTTTGGATTGCCTAATGAATCTTTAAACGGTAGTTTGTCTTATGGAAAAGAAATAAGAAAGATTCAATTTGGAGTTTCAGCTAGTGGTAGCTGGTCTAGTCGTAATAACATTATTAATAATGTTGAGCAAGAATCGATTAACATTAATCAAACTTATGGAGCGACTGCTAGGTCTAATTTCCAGAAAGGAGTCAACTTTGATTTAGGTTATAGACTTAACTTTAATGATAGTGATAATGGTGGATTTGAGAATAACTCTACTACTAATGTATATAGTGCTGGTATCGATTGGCAATTAGGGAAACGATGGTTATTGAGAGGTAGTTATGATTTAAATGATTTCTCATCAGATAATGGTCAAGAAAACACATTTGAATTTTTAGATGCATCTATACGTTATCAAAAACCTTCTTCTAGATGGCAATATTCATTGATTGCAACAAATCTACTTAATGCTGAGGTGAATGTTAATAATAACTTCGGTCAGATAGCCACGTCTACTACACAAACATTTGTATTACCACGTTACGTTTATTTCCAGATGCGATTTGATTTGTAA
- a CDS encoding DUF6624 domain-containing protein: MKYHQLVILLFISISMISCDKETKLTAITYDQMMEMVEKNQITIPSDVTYYSLDGKKLSKEQRKSLSNDLPFADWMINSDSVLVKVQLQDSDKVRIAQKSTPLLRNGARDINCDNLGGLLQNIYLRDQDSRADNLNVASIDEANLTAVEQILGKCGMPAPESVGKLGYSAIWLVIQHASADKRKKYFPMIKKGMEDGLFEKQDVALMEDRMLMDDGLPQLYGSQVMMNTDGTYELYELQDPENVDARRKEMGMGSLAGYLSFFNIDFNVPQKE; the protein is encoded by the coding sequence ATGAAATATCATCAACTGGTTATATTATTATTTATTTCTATTAGTATGATAAGCTGTGATAAAGAAACTAAGCTTACCGCAATTACTTATGATCAAATGATGGAAATGGTTGAGAAGAATCAAATCACCATCCCTAGTGATGTTACCTATTATAGTCTAGATGGAAAAAAGTTATCTAAGGAACAAAGAAAATCACTCTCAAATGATTTACCATTTGCAGACTGGATGATTAATTCTGATAGTGTTCTAGTTAAAGTGCAATTACAAGATTCTGATAAAGTCCGTATCGCACAAAAATCTACTCCATTATTAAGAAATGGTGCAAGAGATATCAACTGTGATAATTTAGGTGGACTATTGCAAAATATCTATTTAAGAGATCAAGACTCTCGTGCAGACAATCTTAATGTAGCTTCAATTGATGAGGCTAATCTAACCGCGGTAGAGCAAATCCTGGGTAAATGTGGCATGCCAGCACCAGAAAGCGTCGGTAAACTAGGCTATTCTGCTATATGGCTAGTCATACAACACGCCAGTGCAGATAAACGTAAGAAATACTTTCCTATGATTAAAAAAGGAATGGAAGATGGGCTTTTTGAAAAACAAGATGTCGCACTTATGGAAGATCGTATGCTTATGGATGATGGTTTACCACAATTATATGGATCTCAAGTAATGATGAATACAGACGGTACTTATGAATTATATGAGCTGCAAGATCCAGAAAACGTAGATGCACGTCGCAAAGAAATGGGTATGGGATCTCTAGCTGGATATCTTAGTTTTTTCAATATCGATTTCAACGTTCCGCAAAAAGAATAA
- the hemW gene encoding radical SAM family heme chaperone HemW: MSGIYIHIPFCKQACHYCDFHFSTNMKYKDDIVTALCDEIRLRKSEYQETTVETIYFGGGTPSVLEPFQINQIIDTIYHHYRVSDNPEITLEANPDDLNKEKLAQLNDSPVNRLSIGIQSFYEEDLKLMNRAHNAQEALSCIVQAQTYFDNISIDLIYGIPDMTADRWRENIYKAIELKIPHISSYALTVEDNTALKSFIEKGLIPKVDDELAQEHFHILLDAMQLHGYSNYEFSNFGKEGYFSKNNTAYWTGKSYIGIGPSAHSFDGKRRGWNINNNVKYLKSIQASELPIEIEELTTVDRYNEYVMTGLRTIYGISLNKIEQEYGVNFKDYLLDQAAGYLKDHLLYLDGDTLMVTRKGKFLSDGIASELFMLNLN; this comes from the coding sequence ATGAGCGGTATTTATATCCACATTCCATTTTGTAAGCAAGCCTGTCATTACTGCGATTTTCACTTCAGTACAAATATGAAGTATAAAGATGATATCGTTACTGCGCTATGTGATGAAATACGCTTACGCAAAAGCGAATATCAAGAAACCACTGTGGAAACCATTTACTTTGGTGGTGGAACGCCTAGTGTGCTTGAGCCATTTCAAATCAATCAAATCATAGATACCATTTATCACCATTATCGAGTTAGCGACAATCCAGAAATCACTCTTGAAGCAAATCCAGATGATCTTAATAAAGAGAAATTAGCACAACTTAATGACTCGCCAGTAAATCGTTTAAGTATAGGGATTCAATCGTTTTATGAAGAAGATTTAAAGCTGATGAATCGGGCTCACAATGCCCAAGAAGCACTTTCTTGTATCGTTCAAGCACAAACTTATTTTGACAATATTTCTATAGACTTGATTTATGGAATTCCTGATATGACTGCAGACCGCTGGAGAGAAAATATCTATAAAGCGATAGAATTAAAAATACCGCATATATCCAGTTATGCTTTAACCGTAGAAGATAATACGGCTCTTAAATCATTTATAGAAAAAGGTCTTATCCCTAAGGTAGATGATGAACTCGCCCAAGAGCATTTCCATATACTTCTTGATGCGATGCAACTGCACGGTTATAGCAATTATGAGTTTTCAAACTTTGGTAAAGAAGGTTATTTCTCAAAAAATAATACCGCATACTGGACCGGTAAAAGTTATATAGGTATAGGACCTAGTGCACACAGTTTTGATGGGAAAAGACGTGGCTGGAACATTAATAATAATGTAAAGTATCTTAAATCTATTCAAGCTAGTGAATTACCTATCGAGATAGAAGAACTGACAACAGTAGATCGTTATAATGAATATGTCATGACTGGTTTGCGCACTATTTATGGGATTTCTTTAAATAAAATAGAACAGGAATATGGCGTTAATTTTAAAGATTATTTATTGGATCAAGCAGCGGGCTATTTAAAAGACCATTTACTATATTTAGATGGCGATACATTAATGGTAACTCGTAAGGGTAAATTTTTAAGTGATGGAATCGCTAGTGAGTTATTCATGCTCAATTTAAATTAA
- a CDS encoding GLPGLI family protein has translation MKKILLLIAVVLGATTINAQEMYGEATYMSKVKMDNSWMEGDREMTPERRKRIEENMKKMTEKTYVLKFNRTESTYKEEVALEAPGQGRGWGGMMGTMMAGEKYKNINEGMYTEQRDMMGKTFLIQDSLPQLEWKITGESRKIGNYTAMKATATMPSGEFDWTNFRRRRGGNAEEEAAQKKKDSIAQATGDLTEMFEKPDEIVVTAWFTPEIPVQHGPDIYGGLPGLILEVNAGNTTLLCSQITINPEEREEIKPAKKGDVVTQEEYDATLKQKMEEMRQRWSGGRGRGRGR, from the coding sequence ATGAAAAAAATATTACTTCTTATTGCAGTAGTGCTAGGTGCTACAACAATTAATGCTCAAGAAATGTATGGTGAGGCTACCTACATGTCTAAAGTTAAAATGGACAATAGCTGGATGGAAGGAGATCGCGAGATGACTCCAGAGCGTCGCAAGCGTATTGAAGAAAACATGAAGAAAATGACTGAAAAGACATATGTCCTCAAGTTTAATCGTACAGAGTCAACTTATAAAGAAGAGGTAGCTCTTGAAGCGCCAGGGCAAGGTCGCGGTTGGGGCGGCATGATGGGAACGATGATGGCTGGTGAAAAGTATAAAAACATCAATGAAGGCATGTATACAGAGCAGCGCGATATGATGGGTAAAACTTTTTTAATTCAAGATTCTTTACCACAATTAGAGTGGAAAATAACTGGAGAATCTAGAAAAATAGGGAATTATACAGCGATGAAAGCGACGGCTACAATGCCTAGTGGTGAATTTGACTGGACTAATTTTAGAAGAAGACGTGGTGGAAATGCTGAAGAAGAAGCTGCTCAAAAGAAAAAGGACAGTATAGCACAAGCAACTGGTGACTTAACTGAAATGTTTGAAAAGCCAGATGAAATAGTGGTTACAGCGTGGTTTACTCCAGAAATACCAGTTCAACATGGTCCAGATATTTATGGTGGCTTACCGGGTTTAATTCTAGAGGTTAATGCTGGTAATACTACTTTGTTATGTTCACAAATCACGATTAATCCAGAAGAACGTGAAGAGATCAAGCCTGCAAAAAAAGGCGATGTGGTAACGCAAGAGGAATATGACGCTACACTGAAGCAAAAAATGGAAGAGATGAGACAACGATGGAGCGGTGGTCGCGGTCGTGGTCGCGGTCGTTAG
- a CDS encoding deoxynucleoside kinase: protein MHIAVAGNIGAGKTTLTKLLAKHYKWTPQFEDVLENPYLEDFYTDMERWSFNLQVYFLNSRFRQVLEIRESGQKIIQDRTIYEDASIFAPNLHAMGLLSQRDFDNYSSLFDLMEKLVAAPDLLIYLRSSIPNLVNQIHKRGRDYENTISIDYLSRLNERYEAWIHGYDKGNLLIIDVDNIDFVNNPEDLGDIINKIDAELTGLFA from the coding sequence ATGCACATAGCTGTCGCCGGAAATATAGGAGCTGGAAAAACTACTCTTACAAAACTACTTGCAAAACACTATAAATGGACACCTCAATTTGAGGACGTTCTAGAAAACCCATATCTAGAAGATTTCTATACAGACATGGAACGATGGTCATTTAACTTACAGGTGTATTTCTTAAATAGCCGTTTCCGTCAGGTATTAGAGATACGTGAGAGTGGTCAAAAGATCATCCAAGATCGTACAATATATGAAGACGCGAGTATCTTTGCGCCTAATTTACACGCGATGGGTCTATTATCTCAACGCGATTTTGACAATTACTCATCACTATTTGATTTAATGGAGAAGCTAGTTGCTGCACCAGATTTATTAATCTATCTGCGCAGTTCTATCCCTAATCTAGTAAACCAAATCCACAAACGTGGTCGCGATTATGAAAACACAATCTCGATTGATTATTTAAGTCGTCTTAATGAGCGTTATGAAGCCTGGATCCATGGCTATGATAAAGGAAACCTTTTAATCATAGATGTGGACAATATTGATTTTGTAAATAATCCTGAAGATCTAGGAGATATTATCAATAAAATTGATGCAGAACTTACTGGGCTATTTGCTTAG
- a CDS encoding GLPGLI family protein, producing MKPIQITLISFLILAFAKAYTAQAQQEFKAKATYIAFTKFDLPEDSTMTKKAESDPIVKAMMEQLKKGSKQEYTLEFTRTESSYDKVKQLATPSKPTNGISISFSASGGVGSTIYKNIEENSYIKQGNIMGKDFVIIDKLPSYEWKLLSETKKIGQYTCFKAVYVPIEQEEVEEEVEDDNDDEVNTSITSMVVEADPTITAWYTPDIPVSNGPGEYHGLPGLIVEVQQQETTILLKEIVLNPDEKLDLKKPRSGKKINQEDFDALQKKKSEEMMKNRGSGNGSFRVISIGG from the coding sequence ATGAAACCTATACAAATTACCTTGATTAGCTTTTTAATTCTCGCTTTCGCGAAAGCGTATACCGCACAGGCTCAGCAAGAATTTAAAGCAAAAGCAACCTACATCGCATTTACAAAGTTTGATCTACCAGAGGATTCAACGATGACTAAGAAAGCCGAAAGCGATCCCATAGTAAAGGCTATGATGGAACAGTTAAAAAAAGGAAGTAAACAGGAATATACGCTTGAATTTACAAGAACAGAATCATCATATGATAAAGTAAAACAACTCGCAACACCTAGTAAACCTACTAATGGAATTTCTATTTCCTTTTCTGCCAGTGGTGGAGTAGGTAGCACTATTTATAAAAATATCGAAGAGAATAGCTACATCAAACAAGGTAACATCATGGGGAAAGATTTTGTCATAATAGATAAATTACCTAGTTATGAATGGAAACTTTTGAGCGAAACAAAAAAGATAGGGCAGTATACCTGTTTTAAAGCTGTTTATGTACCGATTGAACAAGAAGAAGTTGAAGAAGAAGTTGAAGATGATAACGATGATGAAGTTAATACTAGTATTACTTCTATGGTTGTCGAGGCAGATCCTACTATAACAGCGTGGTATACACCAGACATACCTGTAAGTAATGGTCCTGGAGAATATCATGGCCTGCCTGGTCTAATTGTCGAGGTACAGCAGCAGGAAACCACCATATTATTAAAAGAGATTGTTCTAAATCCTGATGAAAAACTAGACCTAAAAAAGCCTAGAAGTGGTAAGAAAATCAATCAAGAGGACTTTGACGCATTACAAAAAAAGAAATCTGAGGAGATGATGAAAAATAGAGGTTCAGGAAATGGTAGTTTTAGAGTCATATCTATTGGAGGATAA